The Treponema succinifaciens DSM 2489 region GGCTTTTCTGACTTTAAGCGAAGGATTTTTTCTTTCCATTTCAAAAAGGGTTTTTTCCAGTTTTGCTTTTTTTGAGTTTCCAAAGTCGAAAAGTTCCGCTTGCGTTGGTTTTTCGCTGGTTTCTATTCCAGAAAGTCCAATGCCCAAAAGCCTGATTCCTTTTCCTTTTTCATATTTTCTATTGAAAATTCTTAGGCAGCGTTCAAGCAAATCATCTGCATTTGAAACTGGAATTTCTGAAGATTCTTGTGCAGTTATAGTGTAAAAATCTTCGTATCTTATTCGGATATTTACGGTTTTTGCCTTGACATTTTCTGTGTGCATTCTCCAGATTAATTGCGCGGAAAGTTCCATGAATGCAGTTTCGATTGCATATTCATTTGCCACATCGAATTCAAAAGTCCGCTCTACGCTTATTGAGTGGCTTTTTGCTTCTTCGCCAAATGTGATTTCTTTTCCGCCGCGGACCGCATTATATAAAAAAGAGCCCATTCCGTTTCCGAAGACAGTAGTCAGCAAAGAAATTGACTTGCCATGAATATCCGCAGGTGAAAATATTCCAGCGTTTTTTAGCCGTTCCCGTGTTTTTTTTCCTATGCCCCAGATTTTCTCTATAGGAAGTGAAAGAATGAATTTTTCTTCTTCGCCTTTTTTTATGAATGTAATTCCGTCCGGCTTTTTATATCCCGATGCGATTTTTGCGACATACATTGTGCTTGCAATTCCGACGCTTACTGTAAGTCCTGTTTGCTCTTTTACCTTTGCCTTTATTTTTTTTGCGATTTCCAAAGGCGGACCGAAAAGTTTTTCAGTTCCAGTAAGATCAATAAATGCTTCGTCAATTGACATTTGAATTACTGACGGCGAAAATTCCTTGAAAATGCTCATTATTTTATGTGAAACTTCCGCATAACGCTTGTGGTTTCCGCGCAGAAAAATTGCGTTCGGGCAAAGCTCAACTGCTTTTGCCAAAGGAAGGGCAGAATGCACACCGTATTTTCTAGCTTCATAAGATGCCGTTGAAACTACAGCTCTTCTGTCTCCTGGAATTCCGCCGACAATTACAGGTTTTCCTTTGTATTCTGGATGATCGTGCTGCTCAACCGAAGCGAAAAACGCATCTAGGTCAACATGAAGAAAAACTTTTTCAAATTTCATTTGCATTTTTTCCTTCGTTTTTGATTTTTTCAGTAAAATGAAAAATTTGTCCATTTGCGTTCATCATAAAGAGCTCAATTTCCGCTTCTAGCTTAAGTTCATTTTCTGACATAAATAAAATTTTCAGTTCGTTTTCCGGGGCGTCGGGAATTTCAATAGAAACCTTGTTTTCCGAAATAAAATTGTAGTCAAAGTTGCATTCATAAAAGGGAAGTTCCTCTTTTGATTCAAAAGTTGCAAGGCATCTTAGTATTTTAAATCCACTTTCTGGAACGATTTGCAGTTTGTTTTCAAAAATATCGAATTTTGCTTTTCTTGACCGCAAAAATTTCGCCGGATGAATTTCTACATTTTCTGTGATTTGCGTTTGTTTTTTTTGATGAGCTGGAAAATTTCCCTGCACAAATTTTGCGGCTGCAAAAAATACTGCGCATATAATTCCCGCTCCTGCAACCGAAACAAGAATTCCTTGTAACAATAAAATTTTTTTGCTTGACTTGAATTCCTTTATGTGCGAAACCAAAATTAGTTTTATCCACTGAAAAATAAAAGGTAAAATGGCAAATGAAAAAATCAGGTTTTCAAAAAAAGTTGTGTCGGTAAGATTTGAAATTTTTCTTTGATTGATGTCAACAAAAACCGATGCCGCAATCCAAAGCAATGGAATTGTCATAAGAAAAATGCACGGAATGATAAAAAAAAGAGACTTCCGTTTTCTAAAAAGAAAAACAATCATATATTCAATGATAAATATGAACATTAAAGACAAATCCAATGCTGAAAAAATAAAGACATTCAGCGCAGTCAAAATAATTCCATGGAATCTGTTTGCGGAAAGCGAAATTCTAAAGTTGAACAAGATTTGCACAAAAACAAGCAGAAACATTGCAAGCAGTGTTGGAAAAATTTTCAGCCCAAAGTAAAGTACTCCGTTTTCTGCTGTGAAAAAAAACAATTTCTGGAACAAAGTTAAAAATGCCGCTGTTATAATTAAATAAGCGGGAATTGAAAACCATGTTCTTGACATGTCTTTTAGAATCGCCTCATTTTTTCCTGTGTATGTAAATGAGTAAAAACATATAAAAAAAAGAACTGAAATTGTAAAAAAAAGATATATTGCTGTTAATTGCGCTTCATTAAGCCAAAGACCGTAAATTCCAAGTGGAATAAAATTGTAATGCTTGTTCCAAGTCTGGCTTCTTGCGGAAATAAGGTTGTCCTGAATATCAGAAAGTATATTTGCGTCCTTTTGCGCATGACCCAAAGGAATTTCTGCTGCAGGAATGTCATTTTTTAGGAAAGCGGAAAGCCTTCTGTTGTTTTTGTAGTATTGCGGCTTGTAGATGTACAGCATGGAAGTTTTTACTCCCATTGGCTTTTGGTTTTGAAGACATGATTTTTTGAGCGTTTGAACAATCCATTGCGGCGAAGTTGTTCCTGCTCCTTCAGTGAAAATGAAAGGAGGCGCGTTTTTTTCATTTCGGATTAAAATTGCGCAGGCTGATTCCGATGAAAAAATACTTTTTGCCAGCTCCTCTGTTGCTGTTTTTGAGGCTTGAACGGAAGGCAAAGGAAATGATTCATTCTCCGCGGTAAATGAAATTATGCAATTGTATGGAAGCTTTTTTTTGTAAGTAGAATCGATAAAATCGGCAATAAATTCCTTTTTTTCTAAGAAAAATTCTTGGCTAAAGACAAAAAATACATCTGTGATTCCACTTTTATTTGTGTCGTCTTCCTTGCTGTTTTTGTCAGCAGGAATTTCAACGAGAATATTTTTAGGAAAAATTCCAGCGTTTTGCGGAGCAATGTCTTGGATTCCAAATGAAATCTTGCTTTGTGTTAAAAAATCTTCTATTTTTTGTGTTGTGTAAATATTTAAGTTTGTTTCGATGTTTTCCTGCGAAAAAAGATTCTGCGTAAAAGTTGCTGCAAAAAAAAAGAGAAAACACATTGCTTTCAGCAGAAAATTTTTTCCCATAGACAAAGTTTACTTGAATTTTTAATTTTCTACAATATAATATATCTAATATGTCAAGGGCAAACGCATTATAAATAATTTAAGTAAAGTTTGCGCTAAGAAACGGTTCGTGAGGGCAAGAACACTCTGATTGTTGCGACCGCGTGAGCGGGCAATTCTATAGCTACTTTGCAATAATCAGCTATTGCGCGATTTTGAAACAGGAAAACGTGACCGGGAGCCAGTTTTATGCTGAATACATTTATAATATGTTTGCTCTGTATAATATGTTTGCAAGTTAGGCAGCAATGTTGTATACTGTAAGCATTGTTAAAGTCATGTAAAGCAAAGGAGCTTTATCAAACGAATGTGTGCTGAAAAGAAAAAATTTATTTTGGATTTGCCTTTGAAAATTATTCTTACGGAAGAAGGTACATCGCATTTTTTAAGTCATAAAAAGCAGCTGCTCAATCTAAAACTCGCAGACAACCGTTCGGCTCATGGTGTAAGCATGACATCTTTTTCGCCTGGCTCTCTGCAGGACATGATTCTTTTGGGCTATATTTCCAAGATGGAAATTTCCATGCCGGAATTTGTTTCACATCGCCAAGATGTTATGGATTTGTCCAAGCTAATTGTTTTTTCAATTTTGTACAAGCAGTTTGACAGTGAAATTTATTCGGCGATTATAAAATGTGAATGCATAAGACATCATAACAGGCAAAATCCTTCATCGCTTATTGATGAAAAAACTGTGATTCCGGAAAAACAGCTTAGAATGACTCTTTCAATGAAAGATTCTACAATTCAGGCTGCAAAAAAGACAATTCTTGAGCCGGTTTGGAAAAGCATAATGTCCAATTCAGAGTATAGCCCTGAAGAAAAAAATGTTTATCTTCTTATGACTGAAAAATTTTTGAACAGGCTCACTTTGATGAACTGGTACATAATTGTGAAATTTTATAAAACTGACGGTTTTAATGAAATGCTTTCAATTTTGCGCCAGCAGCTCGCTTCGTACATGACAAAATCAAAAGTTGCGGAGTATATTTCGGTAATGGTCATGGAACTTGCCTTGAACAGCGAAAACAACAATGTAAAAAAGGCTGCAAAATATCTTTATCAGGGAATTGATAATTCCGATACGCTCATATTTGACCCGAAAATCCGCTCGGAAATCGTAAAAGAACTTCAGCGCAAGCACGAGCTTGTTTTTCTTTCCTGGACTTTGGGCGGTGGCTCTATGTCAATTGGAAAACAGGGACTTTTGCAAATTACATTGTACAATAAAGACGATGAATTTCAGGAAGTAAAAGAAAACATCGAAAGCAAAATGTCCGCTAACCTTAACAAAAAATCGCTGATTGACTTTTACCGCCAGATGCCGGATGGTCAGGAAGGAACGGACTTGGGACTTTACTATTTGTCTTATCTGGAAGATGCCTGTAAAAAAGTCAATATTAAATTTGAATCAATTGTAAATCAGTCTTCATCCAGCGATCTTACCGTTATAAACTTGAAATTCAATTTTTAAGTTATGCGGAAAACTTCTCTGTTTGTTTTTATTTTTTCAGTTCTCTTTTTTTCGTGCTCACAAGACAGCGCGCAAATTGCTTCTGCGGAATCTTCTGTGATTTTTGATTATAGTCAAAATCCGCCTGATATGCGCCTTTCTGTTTTTGTAAATTCTGAAAGCGATGTTAGGCTTGCCTCGAAAATTAAAATCGTGAATAAAAATTCCGGGCTTGAATGGAACTGCGATGAGCTTGTAAAGTTTGAAGATAAAAACAAAAATTCATGGACAGGCTGCGCGAATATAGTCGCCGCTTTTGGAATGAAAATTCCTGCTGGAGAATATGTCTTGACTTATTTTGACATGGCTGGCGATGAAGATGAAATTTTATTTTCCATCGATTATCCTGAAAATGTTTTGACATTAAAGAGTGAAGATTTTCCAGACGGATTTGATTATTCAGAAAAAAAATCCGCCATTTATACAAAAGATGGAGTTTTGCTTTATTATGGAGAAGAAAAAAAAGAATGGGAAAATAGAAATACCGTTCTTGTTGACTATAAAGATGCGGGGTTCATTAGAACCTGCTATACTTTAAAAAATGACTCTGTAATTTGCCTTATGCCTCCAGAAAACTTGGAGCAGCAATAAAATATAAAACAGCGAGGAAACTGATGCCTAGTAACGACGCCGATGGGAATATTCCCACTGACAATTTAGAAGACCACAGTATTTTTAGACGCCCGGTGCGCACTTATGTGATCCGCGCTGGACGCATGACCGAAAATGAGAAGCGCAGCTATGAAGAACTTCATCATGTTTGGTGCATTCCTTTTGAGCATAGAACGCTTAATTTTACAGATATTTTTAACAACACAAATCCTGTTACAATGGAAATTGGATTTGGAATGGGACACGCTACTGCTCAGATTGCGCAGGACAATCCGAACATGAATTATATAGGAAGCGAAGTCCATGTTCCTGGAGTTGGTCGTCTTCTTGGTGAAATAAAAAAAAGACAGCTGAAAAATCTTTATTTGATTGAATATGATGCGCTTGAAATCCTTGAAACTATGATTCCTGACAATTCTCTTGCAGGCTTTCATATTTTCTTTCCTGACCCTTGGCCGAAGAAAAAACACCACAAACGCCGTTTGCTTCAGCGTCCGCGCACAGATCTGCTTGTTTCAAAATTGTCTCCCGGCGGATATATTTATTTTGCAACTGACTGGGAAGAATATGCTTTAAGCGCAGTTGAAGAACTTTCCTGCACAGAAGGTATTCATAATAAATATGAAAAATTCGCGCCTCATCAGGAATGGCGGCCAAGGACAAAATTTGAGCAGAAAGGGCTTGATGCCGGGCGTGAAATTTTCGAGCTTGTTTTTGTAAAAGATGAGGAATAGCCCGATGGAGCTTTTTGATGTTGAGGAATGCAAAAAGGCAAACGACGAAGCCTTAAAAAAATCCTCTGTAAAAAGAATTTCTGAGCTTGAAAAACTTATAGAAAAATACCAGGCTTCGTATTATAACGGCGAGGCTGAAATCTCTGATGCGGAATTTGACAAGCTTTGGGACGAATTAAAATCGCTGGACAGCGCAAATCCTATTCTCCATAAAGTTGGCGCAGATTCCGGGAATTTTCAAAAATCTCCTCATGTAATGCCGATGGGCAGCCAGGAAAAAGCCGCGACTCCAGAAGAATTTCTTGACTGGGCGAAAAAGCACGACTATTCAGAATATCTTGTTGAATATAAGCTTGACGGAGCCTCCCTTGAACTTCAGTATTCAGATGGAATTTTCTTGCGTGCCGTTACAAGAGGAGACGGAACTGTAGGGGACGTCATTACAGCAAATGCAAAAAAAATGCAGGGTGTTGTTCAGGAATTAAAAGAAAAGTTTACAGGCGGAATCCGAGGCGAAGTCATAATGACTCATCAGGTTCACGAGAAATTTTTTTCTGACAAAGCTAACTGCCGCAATGCCGCTAACGGACTTATGAAACGAAAAGACGGTGAGGGCAGCGAGAATCTTACATTGATAACTTACGATGTCTGGGCTTCCGAAGGTAAACAGCCGTTCAATGATGAAGAAGGCAAACTTGATTTTTTGCAAAGAAACGGATTTAATGTTGTTCCACTTAAAATTTGCAAAAGCACGCAGGAAGTTATAGATTACCGTTCTTCTGTCATGGAGCTTAGAAAAAATCTTGACTATGACATTGACGGACTTGTTGTAAAAGAGCGTGCTGTGGATCACGA contains the following coding sequences:
- the dinB gene encoding DNA polymerase IV, which gives rise to MKFEKVFLHVDLDAFFASVEQHDHPEYKGKPVIVGGIPGDRRAVVSTASYEARKYGVHSALPLAKAVELCPNAIFLRGNHKRYAEVSHKIMSIFKEFSPSVIQMSIDEAFIDLTGTEKLFGPPLEIAKKIKAKVKEQTGLTVSVGIASTMYVAKIASGYKKPDGITFIKKGEEEKFILSLPIEKIWGIGKKTRERLKNAGIFSPADIHGKSISLLTTVFGNGMGSFLYNAVRGGKEITFGEEAKSHSISVERTFEFDVANEYAIETAFMELSAQLIWRMHTENVKAKTVNIRIRYEDFYTITAQESSEIPVSNADDLLERCLRIFNRKYEKGKGIRLLGIGLSGIETSEKPTQAELFDFGNSKKAKLEKTLFEMERKNPSLKVRKARLLSTEAEQNNLFRRDLND
- the trmB gene encoding tRNA (guanosine(46)-N7)-methyltransferase TrmB: MPSNDADGNIPTDNLEDHSIFRRPVRTYVIRAGRMTENEKRSYEELHHVWCIPFEHRTLNFTDIFNNTNPVTMEIGFGMGHATAQIAQDNPNMNYIGSEVHVPGVGRLLGEIKKRQLKNLYLIEYDALEILETMIPDNSLAGFHIFFPDPWPKKKHHKRRLLQRPRTDLLVSKLSPGGYIYFATDWEEYALSAVEELSCTEGIHNKYEKFAPHQEWRPRTKFEQKGLDAGREIFELVFVKDEE